A genomic segment from Prochlorothrix hollandica PCC 9006 = CALU 1027 encodes:
- a CDS encoding class I SAM-dependent methyltransferase yields the protein MSSSPFESPEVHNAAVYQQYDADPYPHFPVEKLPNHPQTLADRNFTTPYYLRYGQVLDPKGKVFLDMGCGSGFKTLALALNHPGAKVVGVDFSPRSIAMAQERAKYHKLDDRLEFHCLNLEDLPNLGYRFDFITCDEVLYLVADPLPFLQMFQSLLTPQGIIRGNFHSRSQRHNFYQAQTLLKDMGIFHGEAGELEVGIIRELFTALKDTTPLKQQVWSAQGNIQQQSPAGDEAIRMNLMLQGDRGFTFPEIQEFLEQTHLEFLEMVDWRTWNLYTLFNEPDNLPAFLGMALPDTDRLTRLHLFDHLQPIHRLLDFWCGHPQDFAPPPPVAEWTPEQWQTSSVHLHSNLCTDTIKAQAIQAIQSLQNFPISQSLPLGGSTLEVLHPLMICLMPLFEQPRSFAFMVAHYLRLNPVNPITDAPTTETEAFHFLTSALTGLEQATHILLCLTES from the coding sequence ATGAGTTCCAGCCCCTTCGAGTCCCCGGAAGTCCACAATGCCGCCGTCTATCAGCAGTACGACGCGGATCCCTATCCCCATTTTCCGGTGGAGAAGTTGCCCAACCATCCCCAAACCCTCGCCGATCGCAACTTCACCACCCCCTACTATCTGCGCTATGGCCAGGTTTTGGATCCCAAGGGTAAAGTCTTTCTGGACATGGGCTGTGGGAGTGGGTTCAAGACCTTGGCCTTGGCGCTGAACCATCCCGGCGCAAAGGTGGTGGGGGTGGATTTTTCCCCCCGTTCCATTGCCATGGCCCAGGAGCGGGCCAAGTACCACAAGCTGGACGATCGGCTCGAATTTCACTGCCTCAACTTGGAAGATCTGCCCAATTTGGGCTATCGGTTTGACTTTATCACCTGTGATGAGGTGCTCTATCTCGTGGCGGATCCGCTGCCTTTTCTCCAGATGTTTCAGTCGCTGCTCACGCCCCAGGGCATCATTCGCGGCAATTTCCACAGCCGATCGCAGCGCCACAATTTCTACCAAGCCCAAACCCTCTTGAAAGACATGGGGATTTTCCATGGGGAAGCCGGGGAATTGGAAGTGGGGATTATTCGTGAGCTTTTTACAGCCCTCAAAGACACAACCCCGCTCAAGCAGCAGGTATGGTCTGCCCAGGGCAATATACAGCAGCAGTCTCCGGCGGGTGATGAGGCAATACGGATGAATTTGATGCTCCAGGGCGATCGGGGCTTCACCTTCCCCGAAATTCAGGAGTTTTTAGAACAGACTCACCTGGAGTTTCTGGAAATGGTGGACTGGAGAACCTGGAACCTCTACACCCTGTTCAATGAGCCGGATAATTTACCGGCTTTCCTGGGTATGGCGCTGCCGGACACCGATCGCCTCACCCGACTCCATCTTTTTGACCATCTCCAACCCATCCACCGCCTCTTGGACTTTTGGTGTGGTCATCCCCAGGATTTTGCCCCCCCACCTCCCGTGGCGGAGTGGACTCCAGAGCAGTGGCAGACCTCCAGCGTCCATCTTCACTCCAATCTCTGCACCGATACGATCAAGGCCCAAGCAATCCAGGCCATTCAATCCCTCCAAAACTTTCCCATCAGCCAGTCTCTCCCCCTCGGCGGCAGCACCCTAGAGGTTCTCCATCCTTTAATGATCTGTCTGATGCCCTTATTCGAGCAGCCCCGCTCTTTCGCCTTTATGGTGGCCCACTATCTCCGCCTCAATCCGGTGAACCCAATAACAGATGCACCCACCACGGAAACCGAAGCTTTCCATTTCCTCACCAGTGCCCTCACGGGGCTAGAACAAGCCACCCATATTCTCTTGTGCCTAACGGAATCTTAA
- a CDS encoding type IV pilin-like G/H family protein, whose translation MKAEFQAKFLQNLLKKRQDEGFTLIELLVVIIIIGILSAIALPSFLNQANKARESEAKQYTGSMNRAQQTVFLENTEFTTDFGKLGLGIASNTTNYVYSMGAPLAVTATGTYSLGTAVAGAAVLAANDAANLAKAVLSAGSPKQTDTLRSYLGIVDVATESAGSAGAATTVGVLCQKNTPGAIATGFATFDGTTSKTTPACTTANASPLE comes from the coding sequence ATGAAAGCTGAATTTCAAGCCAAGTTCTTGCAAAATCTCCTCAAAAAGCGCCAAGACGAAGGCTTCACCCTGATTGAACTGTTGGTGGTTATCATCATCATCGGTATTCTCTCCGCCATCGCCCTCCCCTCCTTCCTCAACCAAGCCAACAAAGCCCGCGAATCAGAAGCCAAGCAATATACAGGCTCCATGAACCGCGCTCAGCAAACAGTTTTCCTGGAAAACACTGAGTTTACCACCGACTTTGGTAAACTGGGTCTAGGTATTGCCTCTAACACCACCAACTATGTCTATTCCATGGGTGCACCTCTCGCTGTAACTGCAACTGGTACATATAGTCTTGGTACAGCCGTAGCCGGTGCAGCCGTCCTAGCTGCCAATGATGCAGCTAACCTAGCTAAAGCAGTTCTCAGTGCCGGATCGCCCAAACAAACTGATACCCTGCGCTCCTACTTAGGCATTGTAGACGTTGCCACAGAATCTGCTGGTTCGGCTGGAGCTGCCACCACTGTTGGGGTTCTTTGTCAGAAAAATACTCCTGGGGCCATCGCTACAGGTTTCGCAACCTTTGATGGGACAACCAGTAAAACAACTCCCGCATGTACCACCGCTAACGCTTCTCCGCTTGAATAA
- a CDS encoding type IV pilin-like G/H family protein translates to MKSEFQAKFLQNLLTNRPAEGFILIELLVVIIIIGILSAIALPSFLNQANKARESEAKQYVGSMNRAQQAAYLEGSRFTTDFGTLGLGIASNTTHYVYSMGAPTGVGATGSYDVTVVGSVTVVSAGTPANLTAAVIGAGSPKTTETLRSYVGLVDLATEAAGSLGGGTTVAVLCQKTKPGAITNDFATFDGTAGRQYPYCNTATADPLE, encoded by the coding sequence ATGAAATCCGAATTTCAAGCTAAATTTTTACAAAATCTTCTGACTAACCGCCCAGCAGAAGGCTTTATCTTAATCGAACTGCTAGTGGTTATCATCATCATTGGTATCCTCTCCGCCATTGCCCTGCCCTCCTTTCTCAACCAAGCAAATAAGGCTCGGGAATCGGAAGCGAAGCAATACGTTGGTTCCATGAATCGGGCACAGCAAGCAGCTTATCTAGAAGGTTCTAGATTTACCACAGACTTTGGCACATTAGGATTAGGCATTGCCTCCAATACTACCCATTACGTTTATTCCATGGGTGCTCCAACAGGAGTAGGTGCAACAGGTTCCTATGATGTCACCGTAGTCGGGAGTGTCACAGTAGTGAGTGCTGGCACTCCAGCCAACCTCACAGCAGCCGTCATTGGTGCAGGGTCACCGAAAACTACAGAAACCTTGCGATCTTACGTGGGTCTTGTGGATTTGGCCACAGAAGCAGCAGGATCATTGGGGGGTGGAACCACCGTTGCAGTGCTTTGTCAAAAGACAAAACCGGGGGCAATTACCAATGACTTTGCCACATTTGATGGTACGGCAGGCCGCCAATATCCTTACTGTAATACTGCTACTGCAGATCCTCTAGAATAA